The genome window GCAATCATAGAATGGAGAAAGAAAAGCCATGAAAGCATTAATCCAAAAACTGGTAGAGACCGTAGGACCTTCCGGCTACGAAGAAAAGGTGCGCGAGGTGGTGCGCGCGGAAATTGAAGGCTTGGCGGATGAAATCAAGGTGGATGCGCTGGGCAACCTGATTGCCCGCAAGGGAAGCCGTTCGGAAGGCGGTATGCGCATCGCCATTTCTGCTCACATGGACGAGATTGGTGTGATTGCCACTCATGTGGATGAAAATGGCTTTGTGCGCTTTACCACCATTGGCGGCGTCTCTCCGCGCACGTGCATTGGCGGGCGGGTGCAGTTCCTCAACGGCACGCGCGGCGTGATTTACATGGAAAGCCTGGAAAGTGCCACCGCTCTGCCCACGCTGGATCAACTGTATATTGACGTAGGCGCGTCCAGCCGCGAAACCTGCCCGGTGAAGGTGGGAGATATTGCCGCGTTTGACCGTCCCTTCATGGAACTGGGCGACCGCCTGGTTTCCAAAGCCATGGATGACCGCATCAGCGTGGCGGTGATGATTCAAGCCCTGAAGGAACTCTCCAGTACCCCGCATGAACTGTATTTCATCTTCAGCACGCAGGAAGAGGTTGGACTGCGCGGCGCTACCACCGCGGCGTACGGCGTGGATCCCGAACTGGCGCTGGCGGTGGATGTGACCCGCACCGGCGATACCCCCAAGGGCGTCAAGATGGAAGTGGCGCTGGGCAAAGGACCTGCCATCAAGGTGCGCGACAGTGGCATGCTCTCCGACCCCCGTGTCATCCGCTGGATGGTGGAGACGGCGGAGAAAGCCGGTATCCCCTATCAACTGGAAGTGCTGGAAGGCGGCACGACAGATGCCCGTGCCATGCAGTTAACCCGCGCCGGCGTTCCGGCGGGATGTCTTTCCATCCCAACGCGCTACATTCACAGCCCCTCTGAAATGGTAGATTATCAGGATGTCCTGCAGTCGGTGCGCTTGCTGGTGGCTTTGCTAAGCGCCCCGGTTACCCTGAAATGAGCGCTGGGCTTTCTTACAAACGCTCGTCTTCTCAACCGCATCGCCTGAAGCCTTTCAGGCGGGCGGTTGTTTTGCTTTTGAGCGCCCTGCTGTTCCTCAGTGGGTGTCTGCCCCCCTGGCTGGCATCCCCTACGCCCACTGCCTCTCCCCCCTTACCGACAGCCACTCCCCCGGTCAGTCCAACCCCTTCCACGGAAGCCCTGGCAACTCCTACGGTCAGCGAACCGCTGGTACTCTGGTTGCCGCCGCAATTTGACCCTGAGAGTGGCAGCCGCGCGGGTAATCTGCTTAAGGAACGCCTGGCGGCTTTTGAACAGGAAAACGGGATTCAAATTCGTGTGCGCTTGAAAGCCGTGAACGGTCCGGCTGGTCTGCTGGATTCACTTACCCTTGCCAGCGCCGCCGCGCCGGCGGCTTTGCCTTCGGCCGTGCTTTTACCTCGCCGCGATCTGGAAGATGCTGCGCTGAAGGGAATAATCTATCCGCTGGATGGGTTAAGCACAGCCATTGATACCTCAGACTGGTATGATTATGCCCGCGAACTCGCCCTGGTGCAGGGCTCGGTGTACGGTTTGCCCATGGCGGGGGATAGCCTGGGGCTGGTTTATCGCAGCGAGTGGCTGGCGCATTCGCCCAATTCCTGGCAGGAAATTCTTGAGCAGCGCTATACCTTTACTTTTCCGGCGCAGGAAAACCAGAGTCTGGTGACGCTGGCGCTCTATCTTTCGGCAGGGGGAGATACGCAGGACACTCAGCGCCGCCCTCTTCTGGAAGAAACACCACTTCAAACCGTGTTTACGTGGTATCGCAGTGCCGCAGAGCGGGCAGTGATTCCCATCTGGACGGCACAGGTTGAGACCTATTCACAAGCCTGGCAGGCTTACCAGGATCAGCGCACCACCATGGTGGTGGCATGGGTAAGCACATACCTCTCGGATTTCCCCCCAGATTCGCTCTTTGCTCCGCTCCCTTCGTTGGGGGATGCCCCCGCCAGCCTGGCGACCGG of Anaerolinea thermophila UNI-1 contains these proteins:
- a CDS encoding M42 family metallopeptidase; protein product: MKALIQKLVETVGPSGYEEKVREVVRAEIEGLADEIKVDALGNLIARKGSRSEGGMRIAISAHMDEIGVIATHVDENGFVRFTTIGGVSPRTCIGGRVQFLNGTRGVIYMESLESATALPTLDQLYIDVGASSRETCPVKVGDIAAFDRPFMELGDRLVSKAMDDRISVAVMIQALKELSSTPHELYFIFSTQEEVGLRGATTAAYGVDPELALAVDVTRTGDTPKGVKMEVALGKGPAIKVRDSGMLSDPRVIRWMVETAEKAGIPYQLEVLEGGTTDARAMQLTRAGVPAGCLSIPTRYIHSPSEMVDYQDVLQSVRLLVALLSAPVTLK
- a CDS encoding extracellular solute-binding protein, with translation MSAGLSYKRSSSQPHRLKPFRRAVVLLLSALLFLSGCLPPWLASPTPTASPPLPTATPPVSPTPSTEALATPTVSEPLVLWLPPQFDPESGSRAGNLLKERLAAFEQENGIQIRVRLKAVNGPAGLLDSLTLASAAAPAALPSAVLLPRRDLEDAALKGIIYPLDGLSTAIDTSDWYDYARELALVQGSVYGLPMAGDSLGLVYRSEWLAHSPNSWQEILEQRYTFTFPAQENQSLVTLALYLSAGGDTQDTQRRPLLEETPLQTVFTWYRSAAERAVIPIWTAQVETYSQAWQAYQDQRTTMVVAWVSTYLSDFPPDSLFAPLPSLGDAPASLATGWVLAVAEPDPQRRVLAARLCEWLTQSDFLGAWSEAAGVLPVRPSAFPLWKNQSFVPVFQRMAETARPIPSNEVITVLGPVLRESTLEVLQLKTLPASATQDAVKKVANPGVK